The Glycine soja cultivar W05 chromosome 19, ASM419377v2, whole genome shotgun sequence genomic sequence AAATTGATGTTACTGTCCCTTTAGTGAAAAGGATGCTGTCTTTTGCACATGATGCAGAGCACTACTAATTTCTTGTGGTGTTACtgttttttatcttcttttttggtttcttctttcttcttggtAATCCTGTTAGGTGGGGGAATAAGATTCTCTCACAGGATCATCTTAGTATGTACATTGTGTGTGTGAAAATAACATAGAAGCTTGAGGAGACTTTCCAAAACCTGTTCTTGTTGAAGCTTTAAAGCCTAACattttacatttataattataatagggGGATAATGTGGCATATGTAATATTCCAAttcttgaatattattttattgcattgatgtttgtatttctCTCTTTTGTTCCATCCCTAACTGCCTTTTTATAATGGAGAATAATTATTTCATACAGAAACAGGAAAGGGGGATGGATAAATATTATCAGGtaacatgataaaaaagaaaaggaaagaaaagaaagagacagAATTAAAATATTAGGAGGGTATGAAGAGGTTGCAAACAATCTAGGTGAGCAAAAGCCAGAACCCTTACTACAATATGCCATGTCCTTAATGGTTGGTTAGGGAAAAATTAGTCTCTAGTCTCTACACATACCTGACTTCTTTAAGAATTTCCCATTGATGTTACAGTTAACGGTTTCTATAGTTGTCATAAGCATGGTATTTTCCATTAATTGATCCTCATCAACCCCAACAAGAAACTGAACATCATAATTTTTTCATGTTCACATTTGTATTTTCTTGTCTCACATGATAATCAATTTTTCCCAGTTAACTCCTACAAGCTTTTGTGTTTTAAGAGATTAACTCCTACATACTGGTGATAGTAGTAATTTGATTTTTACACACAAATTCTAAAAGATTCTACAAAAAGATCTGTTTTGTGAGAGAAGCTATTAGTGCTGAGGgctatatattttatgaatgaaAACTAAATATTCTAAACAAAGATCTATTTTGTGTAAGAATGATGTCATATTGTATGAACTTGACACTGATCGTAGATCGATGCTTATGATGGTAAACCACACGTGAGTGTGGAATACAAAATTCATACTGTATAAAATTGACACCGATCGTAGATGCTTATGATGATGGTGAACCACACGTGAGTGTGGAATACAATATTCATACTGTATGAACTTGGCACAGATCGTGGATGCTTATGATGGTGAACCACTCGTGAGTGTGGAATACAATATTACAATGTTCCACATTATAATGGTGATAAGATGATGAACTAAGAATTTTATATAAGGAGTGGAACTGAGATGAGTTGAGTCGAGCCAGACATTTTTAGGCTCAACCGACAGGAATAAGCGCggttcattaataaaataagttcatttcttgatgtttttaaaaaactacaGCTCATTTGGTGGTTGAACTGTTGCAGTATTCCTTGCCCAAATGGCAAAATGCTAACTCCAAACAATTACTGAATTACACACTCATTCAAGCTCAAACATTCCCTCAAAGTCCAAAAACTCGCTCAAAGCCTAAACCCATGTTTGAGTCTAAATTAACAAGATAGAGAtaggataaaaatattataaaagcaagattttttttttttttttgtgtatctTACTTATTGAAAATTTCCCCTCTAAAGTGTCATGAAATTGGGGAAATGTGTgctgcattttttaaattaaacaattttttctaacataaaaataataaataatttgatgttataaaaagtttaagtttactttagtttaattttttattggtatagtttttattttaataatcaatcaattttttCCTACTCTTTCACAATTAGAGattttatgatttgattttcttatacttattttaattcatccaaacaatatttattgtcctatttctcttttattatatattcttttcctttttatttatttcttctctATTTCATTTCTAACCTAAATAAAGCACTATAAAGGAAAAGCTAGGGAGAGGGAATGTGTCAgacacatttattatttttattattatttattcccATTTTGggtaatattttgtataaaaatatttttttcacgtTCTTAACAAATATACATGCATCTTATGAGAGGAGAGacaattaaaagttatattcattcaataaatttatataatactgtattatttttttcatcagaTCAACTATCTTATCTTACACACtttattctctttctctctatatatTTACTACAAAATTTACACATGAAtacaattttgataaataaattgcTAAGtgataaaaggatttttttttgagAAGAGGGTATAAATCTtggattataaaaaaatgtacttGGTATTACATACTAATGTCAAttgcaaattaattttttttaactagaaaaaaaaaatctttcataGGTCATTGAATTGATGGATGATAATTCATTGTCGTATAGTATGCTTATGAAGTTGACTAAGTATTGTTCATTGAAAGACCTTGCAGGTTAATTTTAATCTCAGTAGTGCTAGCAATATATGTTCTAACACATTTTAATTTCCAAACAttgaaaacaacaaaatcaCAATAGGGTTAGTATCATTCATCACATTTTTACAGTCTCGGCCTATTAAAAATGTTGGGTTTTGCTTCCTACACCTTCTTTGTTCTTCTTGCACCTCCAAAAATATCCAAACAGACAAAATTATCCCTGTAGTCAACCACCTAACACCACCATGCCCCATCTCTACCCAACCACCCTATATCATTGTTACACACCAACACCACCGTTGGCAACTctaatagtgtgtttggatgaagtAATTTAGTacgaaaatttattttttcaaggaatttaaaatgattcataataaaatagtttgtttggatagagtatttgaaagaagatttattttttagtatttttatgaatcattttgattgactaaaatagtaagatttcaaattctctcaaaaaatataaaatttgaaattcttttttcggaGATGCTTACTCTAACTCACGTTCTTGCTCGTGACTCTTTCTCGCTCAACACTCACAACTACGGGTGATTAAAGTTTTTACAGTAGATATcggcataaattatttttcactaaCATTGGCCGATATTTTTTCAgtcagaatttttttgtatgatgtcaaccaaagctattttttgccAATATcgactaagattttttttagataatgttAGTTAGGGTTATTTTTTCACTAACATCAGTCATGGGGAATTTTTGCTAATGTCGGCCAAAGATTTTTTTGGCCGTTGTCATCcaggttttttcagttgatgttgaccaatgatttttttgatcaacgttggctagattttttctactgacatcggtcatgactaacttttgagtaAACACCTGTTAGGGTTTTTCAGCCAACGTCAGTTAGGTTTTTCCAGGCAACATCggccaaagctattttttagccaatattggctaaggttattttttagccgatgtcaactagattttcttagccgacgtcggttatgattttttttttacatcgaCTAGGATTTTCTGCCTGACATTAGTCAAAGttatttcttaaccacattagctaggttttttggttgatgttggctaggGTTTTTTCTGCTAATATCAACTAAGTATTTTTGACCGACATCGAacatgactatttttagtcgacaTTGACTAGATTCTTATAGTCGACATCCACTAGAGTTTTTTCCGTCGACATCGGTTAGAGCTATTTTTTTAACCAACATCAGCCAATGCTATTTTTATAGCCGATGTTGGGTAGGATTTTTTGTCCGACATTAGTCagagttatttttttagtcaaatTCGACTAGGAATTTTTTGGCCAACGTTGACCAATGATGCTTTTCGGTCGATATCGGGTAGGTTCTATTGGTCGGCATCGACCAAGCTATTTTTAGCCGATATTGggtagatttttttgtcaacgccTATTAGGATTTTTTAGGCCGACGTTGGCTAAAAATAACCTTTGTCAATGTTGTTCGAAAAGACCCTAGCTGGTGTTGTCCAAACAAATCCTAGCCgacgttggtaaaaaaaatctagccaatattggctgaaaaatagactcaaccaacgttagcaaaaaaatagtcccgaTTGACGTCAGCTGACAAATATTCCTGgcatactttgacaaaaaaaacccTATTTAATGTCGACCAAAAAATAACCTTGATTGATGTCGGTTTTAAAAACATCACTAGTTGTGGTCAGACAAAACAACtctagttaaaattatcaatattttatatttataaattattaaaaattgaaaatattttttaattaatattttaaaattagattgtgtttattttctataaagtttaatactaaaatttcatctatttaaaatataaaattgaaattttgcatatggaggaaattgaattgctctatccaaacaaagaatttaaaatggaagaaatttgaattgatttatccaaacaaaatatttaaaaaatgaagccAATTATCAAAGCAATTCAAATTCTAGGCCTTTTAAAttccttaaaattttgaaatttcttatcCAAACACAAGATAATGTGGGGAAGAAGGTGTAGACGAAATTAAAGACGAAAAAGAGTGTAGAATGCGATCTATTTTAGGAAAACTTGTTTGGAAGTCActaatctttttaatattttgagaaaGACCTTTCAAAAATTATGTAATCATACTTCCGGAAAGGCTTTTTCCAGAAgtgcaaaagaaaaattagtgtCTTTAAGTGCTACATGTTCTATAAAGTGGTGAATCAAAGTTGAAGTTCTCAAAGAGAGAGATGCCTACATTTACAATTGTTTCTTAAGAAGAAGATAtgtgaaaattaataataaaaaacccAACTCTTAACCACAATTCTAATAATTATTTGCTTGTATTAATTTTACAAAGATTCACCATTTTTAATAAACTCAATTTCTATTTGTTAAAAATGTctctttttaaaaagaaatttatttaaatgttttgataTTTCATAGTATTATTACAcaatttggagaaaaaaaaaaccatctcATATGGGTGTGTGTGGCtttcaatatttgaatttatttctaataacatatcatcttaaaaattaggacaataattttaaaaaatagagtatAAAAATGATGAAGAGTTGATGATTTTGCTTAATCTTTCCCAAGTATGACAACctaagtttgtaaaaaaaaaaagtatgacaatCTAAGATAAAAGCAGTtcctaaaattaaaagagtaaaaataaatttaaagtaaattagtaaagataaaaataggacAAAGAAATAGCAATGACCTTATATACTATAAGTTAGAAGTGATTACAATAAGCTTATGTactaaataaactattttttttatcaaactagTTTATAAGCTCTTAAAGTGATTTGTCAGACATAttgattgaattatttttattaaaaataatattaatcagTAATATTTAATGGGGTACATCTGAGTCACGTttttttccacatttttttaCACGTACTTACTTTATAGCATCAACTAAAAGACTTTTACTTATACATAATAAAGGGtaattaataaatgagaaatatttaaatgtaaaaagtagtgtaattaaaaatagtagtggaatgatatatttattactacgttttatatctttttttactaaaaagaaaaataaataaattcccaTATCTTCATCTCATAAAAggtaaaaatagattaaaacttgctaaaataaataagaacatcattattaaaaaatatatctaataaaTTGATTTGACAAATCCAACCGTTCAAACAAATATCTAGTCAACTAGAAAGTAAAGTACCACATATACACATAAATCTTCAAGGGTGCAAGAATTCTTGTTTTCTTAGTTGCCACGACACGAGCTTTCACCACCACCACACAAAAACCACTGAAAGCAAATATGGCTAAGCCTGAGAAAGTGAAACCTTTCCATGCCATTCATCATCTATggcttttcttccttcttctctcaGAACCCTTTTCCACATCTCATCTCAACGTTCTCTTCCTAATTCCTTTCACAACTCCATCACTCTTGCATCATCTTTCAATCCACTGACTCATTCAAAGCAGCACCTGAACCACAGAGGCTGCAACTCCAAGCTCTTGGCTATTTCTTACAGGTATTtcattgaagaagaagaagaagatgatgatgaaaacaACAACTTTGATGAAGCAGTGGCTCTCTTCAATGGAGGAGAGTACTACAAATGCCATGACTATCTTGAAGCCCTTTGGCTCAATGCTGAAGAGCCCACCAGAACTCTCATTCATGGAATACTGCAATGTGCCGTGGGTTTCCACCACCTCTTCAACCAGGTTTTTATACATTTAGGCATAATTACAATTTATTCCATTGAGATTATTgctaattttctcattttatatattattttttgcatatttacgcatattaaaaaaataccttcatTATTTTTACATATGAATCATACATAAAATAATCTTAACACACCGAAGTCAGCCTAACTGCCTAAGGGTAAAGGGATTTGAGTAGTACTAGAATGTGTCAGAATTTAATTAAGTTCAATCCTTAATGTCATCattatatacataaaaataatcttaaaaataacaaaaatgaagtacaatataattaacaaaaaatatattttctaagatATATAAGTACAATTATCATAAGAATAAATTACACCAATATTTTCTAAGATTTTTCAAGGaagataatataattatttcttttaagagAGTATTAGGAACATATTTTTTAGCATATtcctttaaatatatttttctaattgattaaaatttattgaaaaatataagagAATCATTAAATATGATGTAAGACCcactaaattttatcattttcataaatttcGTCTAATAAGAAAGTGAGATTAAAAAAGTGTGTttgtatcattttaattatggtATGGTTTTGCTTGAACATGAGTTATTGtctttaaaaaattgttcatGGGTTGACTAGAACCACAGAGGAGCCATGATGCAATTGGGGGAAGGACTATGTAAACTGAGAAAGATGGAATTCTCAAATGGGCCGTTTCAAAAGTTTGAGAAAGACATTTCAGCTGTTCTAGATTTTATCTACCAGACTCAGATAGAATTAGCTGCATGTGAGTTACTCCAACCTTGAAATGCCATGCAATTAATTTAGTTTGGTTAATTATGAAGAAATTACTTACATGCAATTTGTGTTTCCCCTTGAATTTGAGCAGGTAGTGAGGATATGTGTGTTGCAATGGATCGATCAGAAAGGTCTTACCAACTTCTAGGGGAATATGCTTCAGGGCAGCGTGTGTATGATCTAGAACTTTGTAGTGATGCATCAGTGTACATTGTGTTCTGCCCTCAAGGCTCTAATAATGGTGGTGCCACCGAAGCCCCAAGGGTGAAGCTTCCAACGCTTAAGGCTACCACAGAACATCTTGTGGCCTATGAATAAAAGTGAACATCATTTAAGGCCAAAGACCAATGCTATAGATAAAACCACATGCAAAATTTGTTCTTGTGCAGTTGTCACATAATAGAaccctaattaaattaaaagcagTAACAAATCACAATATGTCAAACCTTATGTTTTGCAATGATTTCATAAAGGATTTTTGTCAACACGAGTGAAGATACTCAACACCCTAGACTGCACAAAATGTGTATTTGTGTATTTATGCAGTCTGGAAACAGACTGAAGAGGGGAGTTTAGGGTGGGTTTGGGATAactgtaaaatttaattatttcaataatcaattatatatttataatttattattgttataattggTTATAATCATAACATTTTCGGGAATTTCTGcccatttttcttataatttagcaTACCTCTTTCTTCCCATTCTAGGTTTAGACAACCTTTGTAAGAACTAAAAACATCTGTATATATTACATTACAGTTTACTCTCATGACTtagttaattttcaatttttcactttatatgataaataagatttgaatatgttttttatcCCTGTAAATTagtgtctttttatttttggtccctataaatttattttttaattttagtctatgtaagttaacattttttcaatctttgtttttgtaattttttattcatttttagtttttataagtttacatttttcaatataatttcctttaagattttaaatttttatttatttataatctcaATAAGTTTACACTTGTaagaaccaaaattaaaaaatcataaacttattagaattaaaaataagaaaaatatcttgggtccgaaattttaaaaacacaaaCTTGCATATactaaaaacaaaccaaaaaatttacaggaaccaaaattgaaaaaataaaaacttacatgaaccaaaaacatatttgagCCGATAAACAAAGTATTAAGTATATTTAATTCGATTTATTATGAGTTTTTCctgttttaaaagaaaattcagggtcaaatataaataaaatatatttttaagaggaaagtatttaaaaaaatttctataagcacatttttttttaaaaaaaaaatcttccttctacaaatagttttttatttaagggaaaagaaaaagcttGGGTATATTTCCATAAgtaattttattgttgtttttcaattaaaattcaacTTTCACTTCAATAACCTGCGTTGACCTTCAACGCTGACTTTTATTGTACAAAttattaaggtaaaattttaattttaattaggcAACATCACCAAAAACATTTATGATACTGCAACTAGACGGGAACTGTAATTAAGCATGAGACTGAGTGAAGACTGGATAATGTTGACCAGACTATAAAGAAAAGCTCGACATTCACCAAATGTTGGTAAAAAAACACACTTAAATATAGGAGCAAAGttcataaataaaacatttttcataatttcCGTTGGTCATCTATTGATTTAGGTAACCAAAACAAAACGCAAAATTCTGAATTCCGATTGAAATGGTTCTAATAATGTCTGGCCGAAATTCTCAGGACTAACAAACACCAAACAGGAAAGGAATTCAAAATTGTTGGCCTATCAAATAAAcagaatcactttcttttccttttctggtcACCAGGCCAATGATTGTACCAATTCAGCTTCGTGCTCACGTTTCTAGGTCAACTTGGTGGAGATTGCAAGACTGCAATGAACATCTATATCATCTTTTTGAAATAATCAAACTCTGATATGAAGCtgtaaaaaatcacaaaaacacTTATGgtcagaaattaaaattaaccacggaagataacatttttaaaatctttGTTTCATCTTCTAAAGTAGCTAAGTTAATAATAAGGCACCATTGGTGATGCTAATAttttcaagaaagaaaatttgtcATTGAAAGGCTCATTCATATTAAAATAGATTGAAGTGTTATAATCTCTAAGGAAAGCAAggtgtaatttttttcaaaataaagagGACGACAATATAATTTAAGTATTTCTTAGAAATAATTTACCCATATTTTTATCATGCTAATGCATGAGTGACACTtatgttgaataaaataaaatgcaaacatTAATTATCTAGGTGAACATTTTATCCACCCCGGAATTAGAAATATTCCAAGTCTCCCACAAGCTCACAAAAGGAATGCCCTTTTCTCACTTTCAGATTAACTTGATCCCAATTCCATAGATAGACAATGTAGTACAATTTTGTTGTGTACTTTGATGCATACTATTTCACTGAAGCCAAATTTTCcatttatattgatatttttttgtttattatcttTCAACTTATTCTATAGAAATACATAAAGAAATTACATATACA encodes the following:
- the LOC114399112 gene encoding uncharacterized protein LOC114399112, producing the protein MAFLPSSLRTLFHISSQRSLPNSFHNSITLASSFNPLTHSKQHLNHRGCNSKLLAISYRYFIEEEEEDDDENNNFDEAVALFNGGEYYKCHDYLEALWLNAEEPTRTLIHGILQCAVGFHHLFNQNHRGAMMQLGEGLCKLRKMEFSNGPFQKFEKDISAVLDFIYQTQIELAACSEDMCVAMDRSERSYQLLGEYASGQRVYDLELCSDASVYIVFCPQGSNNGGATEAPRVKLPTLKATTEHLVAYE